One segment of Castanea sativa cultivar Marrone di Chiusa Pesio chromosome 3, ASM4071231v1 DNA contains the following:
- the LOC142629535 gene encoding arabinogalactan O-methyltransferase 1 gives MSNNSSRENMKNNNNHRNSIPGKSLFIGAAMSGLIVGALLISGFIGSRSGNSLFCSLAAVRIGGGAAASGNSATPIQLQAILHYATSPVVPQQSLGEVTVSYDVLKTRAPCNFLVFGLGHDSLMWTALNPSGKTVFLEEDPKWFQTVLKDSPYLKAHTVKYRTQLSQANNLLSSYRSERLCSPSEAYLRGNTRCRLALENLPDEVYETEWDLIMIDAPRGYFAEAPGRMGAIFSAAVMARNRKGSGVTHVFLHDVDRKVEKAFAEEFLCRKYLVKAVGRLWHFEIPSAANNASVAGSNAVTFC, from the coding sequence ATGAGTAACAACAGTTCACGAGAAAACATGAAGAACAATAATAATCATCGGAACTCGATTCCCGGAAAATCTTTGTTCATCGGAGCAGCTATGTCTGGTCTTATAGTCGGCGCGCTTCTCATTTCCGGCTTCATCGGCTCGAGATCGGGAAACTCTCTGTTCTGCTCACTAGCCGCCGTGAGAATCGGCGGCGGCGCGGCGGCGAGCGGTAACTCTGCGACGCCGATCCAGCTCCAGGCCATTCTCCACTACGCCACGTCACCCGTGGTCCCACAGCAGTCTTTAGGGGAAGTCACGGTTTCCTACGACGTGTTGAAGACCAGAGCTCCGTGCAACTTCCTAGTGTTCGGACTCGGCCACGACTCGCTGATGTGGACCGCGCTGAACCCAAGTGGCAAAACGGTGTTCCTCGAGGAAGATCCGAAGTGGTTCCAGACAGTCCTCAAGGACTCGCCGTACCTGAAGGCCCACACGGTCAAGTACCGAACCCAGCTCTCCCAGGCCAACAATCTCCTCTCCTCGTACCGCTCCGAACGCCTCTGCTCGCCTTCCGAGGCGTACCTACGTGGCAACACACGGTGTCGTTTGGCGCTCGAGAATCTTCCGGACGAGGTGTACGAGACGGAGTGGGATTTAATAATGATCGACGCGCCGAGAGGGTACTTCGCCGAAGCGCCAGGTCGGATGGGTGCGATTTTCTCGGCGGCGGTCATGGCGAGGAACAGGAAGGGATCCGGTGTGACGCACGTGTTCCTGCACGATGTTGATCGGAAAGTAGAGAAGGCTTTTGCTGAAGAGTTTCTTTGTAGGAAGTACCTGGTTAAGGCTGTCGGGAGGCTCTGGCATTTTGAGATTCCGTCTGCGGCTAATAACGCTAGTGTTGCAGGGAGTAACGCCGTTACTTTTTGctga